From the genome of Nasonia vitripennis strain AsymCx chromosome 1, Nvit_psr_1.1, whole genome shotgun sequence, one region includes:
- the LOC100116934 gene encoding homeobox protein PKNOX2 isoform X1: MRNDRMQEGSTAVALAMVTPGYDQDPASGVADYASHQDQAQFEADKRAVYKHPLFPLLALLFERCEQATQSSDNSNSESFNMDIQAFVQHQERDRKPFLINDPEIDGLMIKAIQVLRIHLLELEKVQELCKDFCNRYITCLKGKMQSENLLRSDYSHHGAGGGHDGMAPSSGSNGSSPLQVLSSTGNDVESGANGLRVSGRPEVPSENGSSGSRHQLLGDLQQLQQQQHQQQCNRPSSARSSSSSGGGSAASLQPHNKRKRTYSDDPEDRPSPPSVHGSTPLSQIGAHAPVNDMYLGQEMDPLSFDSTSIRALPPRSRVYVEEASYWGLFAVQGRKNEFEFVGIAALHNKRGFGDITVAGSPSSMQSEDDEEACGVAAAAGVGSLSGRKTKPKRGVLPKQATNIMRAWLFQHLVHPYPTEDEKRQIANDTNLTLLQVNNWFINARRRILQPMLDGAGSTDPLIQSQPPSLNSQQPQPQIRTTGSSSGSVSGSSKQRSKPRGAGKQQQADWQSEDSGSESNGSSDAEGAYSEFSIVAGLGGGDLETKVEEDDDEDSEDGGIDIEETKPFAH, encoded by the exons ATGAGGAATGATAGGATGCAAGAGGGCAGCACCGCGGTGGCGCTAGCCATGGTGACCCCTGGCTACGATCAGGACCCTGCCAGCGGGGTAGCCGATTACGCGTCGCACCAGGACCAGGCGCAATTCGAGGCGGACAAACGCGCCGTCTACAAGCACCCGCTCTTCCCCCTACTCGCCCTGCTCTTCGAGAGATGCGAGCAGGCGACGCAGAGCTCCGACAACTCCAACAGCGAGAGCTTCAACATGGACATACAGGCGTTTGTCCAGCACCAGGAGAGGGATCGAAAGCCCTTCTTGATCAATGACCCCGAGATTGACGGCCTG ATGATCAAGGCCATCCAGGTGCTGCGGATCCACCTTCTGGAGCTGGAGAAGGTGCAGGAGCTCTGCAAGGACTTCTGCAACCGTTACATAACCTGTCTGAAGGGCAAGATGCAGAGCGAGAATCTGCTGCGCAGCGACTACAGCCATCACGGGGCAGGCGGCGGACACGACGGCATGGCGCCGTCGAGCGGAAGCAACGGCAGCAGTCCCCTGCAG GTGCTGTCATCTACAGGCAATGATGTTGAGTCGGGAGCTAACGGACTCCGAGTGAGCGGTCGCCCTGAGGTTCCCTCGGAGaacggcagcagcggcagtcgACACCAGCTCCTGGGCGATCTCcaacagctgcagcagcaacagcaccagcagcagtgCAATCGGCCCTCCTCGGCGAGGTCCTCCTCTTCCTCGGGTGGCGGCAGCGCAGCCAGTCTGCAGCCCCACAACAAGCGTAAGCGCACCTACTCCGACGACCCGGAGGACCGGCCTTCGCCTCCCAGCGTTCATGGCAGTACACCTCTCTCGCAGATCGGGGCTCACGCCCCCGTCAACGACATGTACCTCGGCCAAG AGATGGATCCATTAAGCTTTGATTCGACGAGCATTCGTGCACTACCACCTCGCAGCAGAGTTTACGTCGAAGAAGCGAGCTACTGGGGACTGTTCGCAGTGCAAGGAAGGAAGaatgaatttgaatttgtGGGAATCGCTGCGTTGCATAACAAACGAGGCTTTGGTG ATATTACTGTTGCAGGCTCTCCGTCGTCTATGCAGAGCGAGGACGATGAAGAGGCTTGCGGCGTCGCTGCTGCGGCTGGCGTTGGCTCGCTCAGTGGCAGGAAAACAAAGCCCAAAAGGGGTGTCCTTCCCAAGCAAGCTACCAACATCATGCGCGCATGGTTGTTCCAGCATTTAGTC CATCCCTACCCAACGGAGGACGAGAAACGCCAAATAGCCAACGATACAAACCTTACGCTTCTCCAGGTGAACAACTGGTTCATCAATGCTCGCCGACGTATACTGCAACCGATGTTGGATGGGGCTGGCAGTACGGACCCTTTAATCCAATCCCAGCCGCCGTCGCTCAATTCGCAGCAGCCTCAGCCCCAAATCAGAACTACTGGAAGTAGCAGTGGAAGCGTCAGCGGCTCTTCAAAGCAGCGCTCGAAGCCTCGGGGCGCCGGTAAGCAGCAACAGGCTGACTGGCAATCCGAGGACTCGGGCAGCGAGTCCAACGGGTCGAGCGATGCCGAGGGTGCTTACTCCG AATTTTCAATCGTCGCAGGTCTGGGTGGTGGCGATCTAGAAACCAAGGTTGAAGAAGACGACGATGAGGATAGCGAGGACGGTGGTATCGATATCGAAGAGACGAAGCCTTTTGCTCACTGA
- the LOC100116934 gene encoding homeobox protein PKNOX1 isoform X6, protein MRNDRMQEGSTAVALAMVTPGYDQDPASGVADYASHQDQAQFEADKRAVYKHPLFPLLALLFERCEQATQSSDNSNSESFNMDIQAFVQHQERDRKPFLINDPEIDGLMIKAIQVLRIHLLELEKVQELCKDFCNRYITCLKGKMQSENLLRSDYSHHGAGGGHDGMAPSSGSNGSSPLQVLSSTGNDVESGANGLRVSGRPEVPSENGSSGSRHQLLGDLQQLQQQQHQQQCNRPSSARSSSSSGGGSAASLQPHNKRKRTYSDDPEDRPSPPSVHGSTPLSQIGAHAPVNDMYLGQDITVAGSPSSMQSEDDEEACGVAAAAGVGSLSGRKTKPKRGVLPKQATNIMRAWLFQHLVVNNWFINARRRILQPMLDGAGSTDPLIQSQPPSLNSQQPQPQIRTTGSSSGSVSGSSKQRSKPRGAGKQQQADWQSEDSGSESNGSSDAEGAYSGLGGGDLETKVEEDDDEDSEDGGIDIEETKPFAH, encoded by the exons ATGAGGAATGATAGGATGCAAGAGGGCAGCACCGCGGTGGCGCTAGCCATGGTGACCCCTGGCTACGATCAGGACCCTGCCAGCGGGGTAGCCGATTACGCGTCGCACCAGGACCAGGCGCAATTCGAGGCGGACAAACGCGCCGTCTACAAGCACCCGCTCTTCCCCCTACTCGCCCTGCTCTTCGAGAGATGCGAGCAGGCGACGCAGAGCTCCGACAACTCCAACAGCGAGAGCTTCAACATGGACATACAGGCGTTTGTCCAGCACCAGGAGAGGGATCGAAAGCCCTTCTTGATCAATGACCCCGAGATTGACGGCCTG ATGATCAAGGCCATCCAGGTGCTGCGGATCCACCTTCTGGAGCTGGAGAAGGTGCAGGAGCTCTGCAAGGACTTCTGCAACCGTTACATAACCTGTCTGAAGGGCAAGATGCAGAGCGAGAATCTGCTGCGCAGCGACTACAGCCATCACGGGGCAGGCGGCGGACACGACGGCATGGCGCCGTCGAGCGGAAGCAACGGCAGCAGTCCCCTGCAG GTGCTGTCATCTACAGGCAATGATGTTGAGTCGGGAGCTAACGGACTCCGAGTGAGCGGTCGCCCTGAGGTTCCCTCGGAGaacggcagcagcggcagtcgACACCAGCTCCTGGGCGATCTCcaacagctgcagcagcaacagcaccagcagcagtgCAATCGGCCCTCCTCGGCGAGGTCCTCCTCTTCCTCGGGTGGCGGCAGCGCAGCCAGTCTGCAGCCCCACAACAAGCGTAAGCGCACCTACTCCGACGACCCGGAGGACCGGCCTTCGCCTCCCAGCGTTCATGGCAGTACACCTCTCTCGCAGATCGGGGCTCACGCCCCCGTCAACGACATGTACCTCGGCCAAG ATATTACTGTTGCAGGCTCTCCGTCGTCTATGCAGAGCGAGGACGATGAAGAGGCTTGCGGCGTCGCTGCTGCGGCTGGCGTTGGCTCGCTCAGTGGCAGGAAAACAAAGCCCAAAAGGGGTGTCCTTCCCAAGCAAGCTACCAACATCATGCGCGCATGGTTGTTCCAGCATTTAGTC GTGAACAACTGGTTCATCAATGCTCGCCGACGTATACTGCAACCGATGTTGGATGGGGCTGGCAGTACGGACCCTTTAATCCAATCCCAGCCGCCGTCGCTCAATTCGCAGCAGCCTCAGCCCCAAATCAGAACTACTGGAAGTAGCAGTGGAAGCGTCAGCGGCTCTTCAAAGCAGCGCTCGAAGCCTCGGGGCGCCGGTAAGCAGCAACAGGCTGACTGGCAATCCGAGGACTCGGGCAGCGAGTCCAACGGGTCGAGCGATGCCGAGGGTGCTTACTCCG GTCTGGGTGGTGGCGATCTAGAAACCAAGGTTGAAGAAGACGACGATGAGGATAGCGAGGACGGTGGTATCGATATCGAAGAGACGAAGCCTTTTGCTCACTGA
- the LOC100116934 gene encoding homeobox protein PKNOX1 isoform X4 has product MRNDRMQEGSTAVALAMVTPGYDQDPASGVADYASHQDQAQFEADKRAVYKHPLFPLLALLFERCEQATQSSDNSNSESFNMDIQAFVQHQERDRKPFLINDPEIDGLMIKAIQVLRIHLLELEKVQELCKDFCNRYITCLKGKMQSENLLRSDYSHHGAGGGHDGMAPSSGSNGSSPLQVLSSTGNDVESGANGLRVSGRPEVPSENGSSGSRHQLLGDLQQLQQQQHQQQCNRPSSARSSSSSGGGSAASLQPHNKRKRTYSDDPEDRPSPPSVHGSTPLSQIGAHAPVNDMYLGQDITVAGSPSSMQSEDDEEACGVAAAAGVGSLSGRKTKPKRGVLPKQATNIMRAWLFQHLVHPYPTEDEKRQIANDTNLTLLQVNNWFINARRRILQPMLDGAGSTDPLIQSQPPSLNSQQPQPQIRTTGSSSGSVSGSSKQRSKPRGAGKQQQADWQSEDSGSESNGSSDAEGAYSEFSIVAGLGGGDLETKVEEDDDEDSEDGGIDIEETKPFAH; this is encoded by the exons ATGAGGAATGATAGGATGCAAGAGGGCAGCACCGCGGTGGCGCTAGCCATGGTGACCCCTGGCTACGATCAGGACCCTGCCAGCGGGGTAGCCGATTACGCGTCGCACCAGGACCAGGCGCAATTCGAGGCGGACAAACGCGCCGTCTACAAGCACCCGCTCTTCCCCCTACTCGCCCTGCTCTTCGAGAGATGCGAGCAGGCGACGCAGAGCTCCGACAACTCCAACAGCGAGAGCTTCAACATGGACATACAGGCGTTTGTCCAGCACCAGGAGAGGGATCGAAAGCCCTTCTTGATCAATGACCCCGAGATTGACGGCCTG ATGATCAAGGCCATCCAGGTGCTGCGGATCCACCTTCTGGAGCTGGAGAAGGTGCAGGAGCTCTGCAAGGACTTCTGCAACCGTTACATAACCTGTCTGAAGGGCAAGATGCAGAGCGAGAATCTGCTGCGCAGCGACTACAGCCATCACGGGGCAGGCGGCGGACACGACGGCATGGCGCCGTCGAGCGGAAGCAACGGCAGCAGTCCCCTGCAG GTGCTGTCATCTACAGGCAATGATGTTGAGTCGGGAGCTAACGGACTCCGAGTGAGCGGTCGCCCTGAGGTTCCCTCGGAGaacggcagcagcggcagtcgACACCAGCTCCTGGGCGATCTCcaacagctgcagcagcaacagcaccagcagcagtgCAATCGGCCCTCCTCGGCGAGGTCCTCCTCTTCCTCGGGTGGCGGCAGCGCAGCCAGTCTGCAGCCCCACAACAAGCGTAAGCGCACCTACTCCGACGACCCGGAGGACCGGCCTTCGCCTCCCAGCGTTCATGGCAGTACACCTCTCTCGCAGATCGGGGCTCACGCCCCCGTCAACGACATGTACCTCGGCCAAG ATATTACTGTTGCAGGCTCTCCGTCGTCTATGCAGAGCGAGGACGATGAAGAGGCTTGCGGCGTCGCTGCTGCGGCTGGCGTTGGCTCGCTCAGTGGCAGGAAAACAAAGCCCAAAAGGGGTGTCCTTCCCAAGCAAGCTACCAACATCATGCGCGCATGGTTGTTCCAGCATTTAGTC CATCCCTACCCAACGGAGGACGAGAAACGCCAAATAGCCAACGATACAAACCTTACGCTTCTCCAGGTGAACAACTGGTTCATCAATGCTCGCCGACGTATACTGCAACCGATGTTGGATGGGGCTGGCAGTACGGACCCTTTAATCCAATCCCAGCCGCCGTCGCTCAATTCGCAGCAGCCTCAGCCCCAAATCAGAACTACTGGAAGTAGCAGTGGAAGCGTCAGCGGCTCTTCAAAGCAGCGCTCGAAGCCTCGGGGCGCCGGTAAGCAGCAACAGGCTGACTGGCAATCCGAGGACTCGGGCAGCGAGTCCAACGGGTCGAGCGATGCCGAGGGTGCTTACTCCG AATTTTCAATCGTCGCAGGTCTGGGTGGTGGCGATCTAGAAACCAAGGTTGAAGAAGACGACGATGAGGATAGCGAGGACGGTGGTATCGATATCGAAGAGACGAAGCCTTTTGCTCACTGA
- the LOC100116934 gene encoding homeobox protein PKNOX2 isoform X2, with translation MRNDRMQEGSTAVALAMVTPGYDQDPASGVADYASHQDQAQFEADKRAVYKHPLFPLLALLFERCEQATQSSDNSNSESFNMDIQAFVQHQERDRKPFLINDPEIDGLMIKAIQVLRIHLLELEKVQELCKDFCNRYITCLKGKMQSENLLRSDYSHHGAGGGHDGMAPSSGSNGSSPLQVLSSTGNDVESGANGLRVSGRPEVPSENGSSGSRHQLLGDLQQLQQQQHQQQCNRPSSARSSSSSGGGSAASLQPHNKRKRTYSDDPEDRPSPPSVHGSTPLSQIGAHAPVNDMYLGQEMDPLSFDSTSIRALPPRSRVYVEEASYWGLFAVQGRKNEFEFVGIAALHNKRGFGDITVAGSPSSMQSEDDEEACGVAAAAGVGSLSGRKTKPKRGVLPKQATNIMRAWLFQHLVHPYPTEDEKRQIANDTNLTLLQVNNWFINARRRILQPMLDGAGSTDPLIQSQPPSLNSQQPQPQIRTTGSSSGSVSGSSKQRSKPRGAGKQQQADWQSEDSGSESNGSSDAEGAYSGLGGGDLETKVEEDDDEDSEDGGIDIEETKPFAH, from the exons ATGAGGAATGATAGGATGCAAGAGGGCAGCACCGCGGTGGCGCTAGCCATGGTGACCCCTGGCTACGATCAGGACCCTGCCAGCGGGGTAGCCGATTACGCGTCGCACCAGGACCAGGCGCAATTCGAGGCGGACAAACGCGCCGTCTACAAGCACCCGCTCTTCCCCCTACTCGCCCTGCTCTTCGAGAGATGCGAGCAGGCGACGCAGAGCTCCGACAACTCCAACAGCGAGAGCTTCAACATGGACATACAGGCGTTTGTCCAGCACCAGGAGAGGGATCGAAAGCCCTTCTTGATCAATGACCCCGAGATTGACGGCCTG ATGATCAAGGCCATCCAGGTGCTGCGGATCCACCTTCTGGAGCTGGAGAAGGTGCAGGAGCTCTGCAAGGACTTCTGCAACCGTTACATAACCTGTCTGAAGGGCAAGATGCAGAGCGAGAATCTGCTGCGCAGCGACTACAGCCATCACGGGGCAGGCGGCGGACACGACGGCATGGCGCCGTCGAGCGGAAGCAACGGCAGCAGTCCCCTGCAG GTGCTGTCATCTACAGGCAATGATGTTGAGTCGGGAGCTAACGGACTCCGAGTGAGCGGTCGCCCTGAGGTTCCCTCGGAGaacggcagcagcggcagtcgACACCAGCTCCTGGGCGATCTCcaacagctgcagcagcaacagcaccagcagcagtgCAATCGGCCCTCCTCGGCGAGGTCCTCCTCTTCCTCGGGTGGCGGCAGCGCAGCCAGTCTGCAGCCCCACAACAAGCGTAAGCGCACCTACTCCGACGACCCGGAGGACCGGCCTTCGCCTCCCAGCGTTCATGGCAGTACACCTCTCTCGCAGATCGGGGCTCACGCCCCCGTCAACGACATGTACCTCGGCCAAG AGATGGATCCATTAAGCTTTGATTCGACGAGCATTCGTGCACTACCACCTCGCAGCAGAGTTTACGTCGAAGAAGCGAGCTACTGGGGACTGTTCGCAGTGCAAGGAAGGAAGaatgaatttgaatttgtGGGAATCGCTGCGTTGCATAACAAACGAGGCTTTGGTG ATATTACTGTTGCAGGCTCTCCGTCGTCTATGCAGAGCGAGGACGATGAAGAGGCTTGCGGCGTCGCTGCTGCGGCTGGCGTTGGCTCGCTCAGTGGCAGGAAAACAAAGCCCAAAAGGGGTGTCCTTCCCAAGCAAGCTACCAACATCATGCGCGCATGGTTGTTCCAGCATTTAGTC CATCCCTACCCAACGGAGGACGAGAAACGCCAAATAGCCAACGATACAAACCTTACGCTTCTCCAGGTGAACAACTGGTTCATCAATGCTCGCCGACGTATACTGCAACCGATGTTGGATGGGGCTGGCAGTACGGACCCTTTAATCCAATCCCAGCCGCCGTCGCTCAATTCGCAGCAGCCTCAGCCCCAAATCAGAACTACTGGAAGTAGCAGTGGAAGCGTCAGCGGCTCTTCAAAGCAGCGCTCGAAGCCTCGGGGCGCCGGTAAGCAGCAACAGGCTGACTGGCAATCCGAGGACTCGGGCAGCGAGTCCAACGGGTCGAGCGATGCCGAGGGTGCTTACTCCG GTCTGGGTGGTGGCGATCTAGAAACCAAGGTTGAAGAAGACGACGATGAGGATAGCGAGGACGGTGGTATCGATATCGAAGAGACGAAGCCTTTTGCTCACTGA
- the LOC100116934 gene encoding homeobox protein PKNOX1 isoform X5, whose protein sequence is MRNDRMQEGSTAVALAMVTPGYDQDPASGVADYASHQDQAQFEADKRAVYKHPLFPLLALLFERCEQATQSSDNSNSESFNMDIQAFVQHQERDRKPFLINDPEIDGLMIKAIQVLRIHLLELEKVQELCKDFCNRYITCLKGKMQSENLLRSDYSHHGAGGGHDGMAPSSGSNGSSPLQVLSSTGNDVESGANGLRVSGRPEVPSENGSSGSRHQLLGDLQQLQQQQHQQQCNRPSSARSSSSSGGGSAASLQPHNKRKRTYSDDPEDRPSPPSVHGSTPLSQIGAHAPVNDMYLGQDITVAGSPSSMQSEDDEEACGVAAAAGVGSLSGRKTKPKRGVLPKQATNIMRAWLFQHLVHPYPTEDEKRQIANDTNLTLLQVNNWFINARRRILQPMLDGAGSTDPLIQSQPPSLNSQQPQPQIRTTGSSSGSVSGSSKQRSKPRGAGKQQQADWQSEDSGSESNGSSDAEGAYSGLGGGDLETKVEEDDDEDSEDGGIDIEETKPFAH, encoded by the exons ATGAGGAATGATAGGATGCAAGAGGGCAGCACCGCGGTGGCGCTAGCCATGGTGACCCCTGGCTACGATCAGGACCCTGCCAGCGGGGTAGCCGATTACGCGTCGCACCAGGACCAGGCGCAATTCGAGGCGGACAAACGCGCCGTCTACAAGCACCCGCTCTTCCCCCTACTCGCCCTGCTCTTCGAGAGATGCGAGCAGGCGACGCAGAGCTCCGACAACTCCAACAGCGAGAGCTTCAACATGGACATACAGGCGTTTGTCCAGCACCAGGAGAGGGATCGAAAGCCCTTCTTGATCAATGACCCCGAGATTGACGGCCTG ATGATCAAGGCCATCCAGGTGCTGCGGATCCACCTTCTGGAGCTGGAGAAGGTGCAGGAGCTCTGCAAGGACTTCTGCAACCGTTACATAACCTGTCTGAAGGGCAAGATGCAGAGCGAGAATCTGCTGCGCAGCGACTACAGCCATCACGGGGCAGGCGGCGGACACGACGGCATGGCGCCGTCGAGCGGAAGCAACGGCAGCAGTCCCCTGCAG GTGCTGTCATCTACAGGCAATGATGTTGAGTCGGGAGCTAACGGACTCCGAGTGAGCGGTCGCCCTGAGGTTCCCTCGGAGaacggcagcagcggcagtcgACACCAGCTCCTGGGCGATCTCcaacagctgcagcagcaacagcaccagcagcagtgCAATCGGCCCTCCTCGGCGAGGTCCTCCTCTTCCTCGGGTGGCGGCAGCGCAGCCAGTCTGCAGCCCCACAACAAGCGTAAGCGCACCTACTCCGACGACCCGGAGGACCGGCCTTCGCCTCCCAGCGTTCATGGCAGTACACCTCTCTCGCAGATCGGGGCTCACGCCCCCGTCAACGACATGTACCTCGGCCAAG ATATTACTGTTGCAGGCTCTCCGTCGTCTATGCAGAGCGAGGACGATGAAGAGGCTTGCGGCGTCGCTGCTGCGGCTGGCGTTGGCTCGCTCAGTGGCAGGAAAACAAAGCCCAAAAGGGGTGTCCTTCCCAAGCAAGCTACCAACATCATGCGCGCATGGTTGTTCCAGCATTTAGTC CATCCCTACCCAACGGAGGACGAGAAACGCCAAATAGCCAACGATACAAACCTTACGCTTCTCCAGGTGAACAACTGGTTCATCAATGCTCGCCGACGTATACTGCAACCGATGTTGGATGGGGCTGGCAGTACGGACCCTTTAATCCAATCCCAGCCGCCGTCGCTCAATTCGCAGCAGCCTCAGCCCCAAATCAGAACTACTGGAAGTAGCAGTGGAAGCGTCAGCGGCTCTTCAAAGCAGCGCTCGAAGCCTCGGGGCGCCGGTAAGCAGCAACAGGCTGACTGGCAATCCGAGGACTCGGGCAGCGAGTCCAACGGGTCGAGCGATGCCGAGGGTGCTTACTCCG GTCTGGGTGGTGGCGATCTAGAAACCAAGGTTGAAGAAGACGACGATGAGGATAGCGAGGACGGTGGTATCGATATCGAAGAGACGAAGCCTTTTGCTCACTGA
- the LOC100116934 gene encoding homeobox protein PKNOX2 isoform X3 produces MRNDRMQEGSTAVALAMVTPGYDQDPASGVADYASHQDQAQFEADKRAVYKHPLFPLLALLFERCEQATQSSDNSNSESFNMDIQAFVQHQERDRKPFLINDPEIDGLMIKAIQVLRIHLLELEKVQELCKDFCNRYITCLKGKMQSENLLRSDYSHHGAGGGHDGMAPSSGSNGSSPLQVLSSTGNDVESGANGLRVSGRPEVPSENGSSGSRHQLLGDLQQLQQQQHQQQCNRPSSARSSSSSGGGSAASLQPHNKRKRTYSDDPEDRPSPPSVHGSTPLSQIGAHAPVNDMYLGQEMDPLSFDSTSIRALPPRSRVYVEEASYWGLFAVQGRKNEFEFVGIAALHNKRGFGDITVAGSPSSMQSEDDEEACGVAAAAGVGSLSGRKTKPKRGVLPKQATNIMRAWLFQHLVVNNWFINARRRILQPMLDGAGSTDPLIQSQPPSLNSQQPQPQIRTTGSSSGSVSGSSKQRSKPRGAGKQQQADWQSEDSGSESNGSSDAEGAYSEFSIVAGLGGGDLETKVEEDDDEDSEDGGIDIEETKPFAH; encoded by the exons ATGAGGAATGATAGGATGCAAGAGGGCAGCACCGCGGTGGCGCTAGCCATGGTGACCCCTGGCTACGATCAGGACCCTGCCAGCGGGGTAGCCGATTACGCGTCGCACCAGGACCAGGCGCAATTCGAGGCGGACAAACGCGCCGTCTACAAGCACCCGCTCTTCCCCCTACTCGCCCTGCTCTTCGAGAGATGCGAGCAGGCGACGCAGAGCTCCGACAACTCCAACAGCGAGAGCTTCAACATGGACATACAGGCGTTTGTCCAGCACCAGGAGAGGGATCGAAAGCCCTTCTTGATCAATGACCCCGAGATTGACGGCCTG ATGATCAAGGCCATCCAGGTGCTGCGGATCCACCTTCTGGAGCTGGAGAAGGTGCAGGAGCTCTGCAAGGACTTCTGCAACCGTTACATAACCTGTCTGAAGGGCAAGATGCAGAGCGAGAATCTGCTGCGCAGCGACTACAGCCATCACGGGGCAGGCGGCGGACACGACGGCATGGCGCCGTCGAGCGGAAGCAACGGCAGCAGTCCCCTGCAG GTGCTGTCATCTACAGGCAATGATGTTGAGTCGGGAGCTAACGGACTCCGAGTGAGCGGTCGCCCTGAGGTTCCCTCGGAGaacggcagcagcggcagtcgACACCAGCTCCTGGGCGATCTCcaacagctgcagcagcaacagcaccagcagcagtgCAATCGGCCCTCCTCGGCGAGGTCCTCCTCTTCCTCGGGTGGCGGCAGCGCAGCCAGTCTGCAGCCCCACAACAAGCGTAAGCGCACCTACTCCGACGACCCGGAGGACCGGCCTTCGCCTCCCAGCGTTCATGGCAGTACACCTCTCTCGCAGATCGGGGCTCACGCCCCCGTCAACGACATGTACCTCGGCCAAG AGATGGATCCATTAAGCTTTGATTCGACGAGCATTCGTGCACTACCACCTCGCAGCAGAGTTTACGTCGAAGAAGCGAGCTACTGGGGACTGTTCGCAGTGCAAGGAAGGAAGaatgaatttgaatttgtGGGAATCGCTGCGTTGCATAACAAACGAGGCTTTGGTG ATATTACTGTTGCAGGCTCTCCGTCGTCTATGCAGAGCGAGGACGATGAAGAGGCTTGCGGCGTCGCTGCTGCGGCTGGCGTTGGCTCGCTCAGTGGCAGGAAAACAAAGCCCAAAAGGGGTGTCCTTCCCAAGCAAGCTACCAACATCATGCGCGCATGGTTGTTCCAGCATTTAGTC GTGAACAACTGGTTCATCAATGCTCGCCGACGTATACTGCAACCGATGTTGGATGGGGCTGGCAGTACGGACCCTTTAATCCAATCCCAGCCGCCGTCGCTCAATTCGCAGCAGCCTCAGCCCCAAATCAGAACTACTGGAAGTAGCAGTGGAAGCGTCAGCGGCTCTTCAAAGCAGCGCTCGAAGCCTCGGGGCGCCGGTAAGCAGCAACAGGCTGACTGGCAATCCGAGGACTCGGGCAGCGAGTCCAACGGGTCGAGCGATGCCGAGGGTGCTTACTCCG AATTTTCAATCGTCGCAGGTCTGGGTGGTGGCGATCTAGAAACCAAGGTTGAAGAAGACGACGATGAGGATAGCGAGGACGGTGGTATCGATATCGAAGAGACGAAGCCTTTTGCTCACTGA